In the genome of Segatella copri, one region contains:
- a CDS encoding ATP-dependent Clp protease ATP-binding subunit, which translates to MQNPFQHINDVLNFSGKEASRMLRSQVNTEHLMLGILHANNKQVNDIFDHFGINADVLRSTLYDSQEKVMEEVSVKGDEPETDKRKQGKGLTYNRETSAVISDSLIEARLCSGHSAMVEPIHLLLAILKNEQSDPAKLLITQGLTYSKLFDYLSSYHDEIEDKLNKLNQEVENYKRTQEIENATEGNKEPNDEESDGDMIATGGTDVQDHEGDLMDPDEEPLDFSDEHADSNQGNRGGNMGNNKTNIIGAGSKTTKSNTPTLDKYSFDLTKAAKSGKLDPVIGRDKEINRVLEILGRRKKNNPVLIGEPGVGKSAIVEGLALLLAKQGSDQSSLFFNKRIVSLDLAGLVAGTKYRGQFEERIKGIIRELERNEDIILFIDEIHTMIGAGSAEGTMDAANILKPALARGTLQCIGATTLNEYRKSIEKDGALERRFQKVIVDPTTPEETLQILRNIKEQYEQHHNVTFTDEALEACVKLSERYINDRNFPDKAIDVMDEVGSHIHINSATVPEELIEAEKKLNEIVAKKQAAVACQNFEMAATLRDCQTKQEQDIEVIRKKWEHGDPSHRTLVGETEVTDVISRMTGIPMQRMAESENKRLKEMADVLKAEVIAQDSAIDKVVKAIQRNRMGLRDPNHPIGVFMFLGPTGVGKTYLAKKLAEELFGSADALFRIDMSEYAEGYNTARLIGSPPGYVGYDEGGQLTEKVRRKPYSIVLLDEIEKASSQVFNLLLQVLDEGRLTDGNGRLIDFKNTIIIMTSNAGTRQLKEFGRGVGFNAGGLSGEGTLIGEKDKEYARSVVQKSLAKQFAPEFLNRLDEIITFDQLDINAIKRIVDLELKKLVKRVEEKGYHFQMTDKAKEFVATKGYDVQFGARPLKRAIQNYVEDGLCELLMEESLQPGDTICIGKSVKKDELTFKRNKK; encoded by the coding sequence ATGCAAAATCCATTTCAACATATCAACGATGTACTCAACTTCAGCGGCAAGGAAGCAAGCCGCATGTTGAGAAGTCAGGTGAACACAGAGCACCTGATGTTGGGAATACTGCACGCAAACAACAAGCAGGTGAACGACATCTTTGACCACTTCGGAATCAATGCGGACGTATTACGCTCCACTCTCTATGACTCCCAGGAGAAGGTGATGGAGGAAGTATCCGTGAAGGGAGATGAACCGGAGACTGACAAAAGGAAACAGGGCAAGGGACTGACCTACAACAGGGAGACTTCTGCCGTAATCAGCGATTCGCTCATAGAGGCACGTCTCTGCTCAGGACATTCGGCCATGGTGGAACCTATCCACCTGCTGCTCGCCATCCTGAAAAACGAGCAGAGCGACCCTGCCAAGCTGCTCATTACACAAGGACTCACTTACAGCAAACTCTTTGACTACCTTTCTAGCTACCACGACGAGATTGAGGACAAGCTCAACAAGCTGAACCAGGAGGTGGAAAACTATAAGCGCACCCAGGAAATTGAAAACGCAACGGAAGGAAACAAAGAACCGAATGATGAGGAAAGCGACGGAGACATGATCGCTACAGGAGGTACTGACGTGCAGGACCACGAAGGCGACCTGATGGACCCGGACGAGGAACCACTCGACTTCAGCGACGAGCATGCTGATTCCAACCAGGGAAACCGTGGGGGCAACATGGGCAACAACAAGACCAACATAATCGGTGCCGGATCGAAAACCACGAAATCGAACACGCCAACCCTCGACAAATACAGCTTCGACCTGACCAAGGCGGCAAAGAGCGGAAAGCTCGACCCCGTGATTGGAAGAGACAAGGAGATTAACCGCGTGCTTGAAATCCTGGGCAGACGCAAGAAGAACAACCCTGTGCTGATAGGCGAACCGGGCGTGGGCAAGAGTGCCATCGTGGAAGGACTGGCTCTGTTGCTCGCCAAGCAGGGCAGCGACCAGAGCTCACTCTTCTTCAACAAGCGAATCGTGAGCCTCGACCTTGCCGGGCTCGTAGCCGGAACCAAATACAGAGGACAGTTTGAGGAGCGCATCAAGGGCATCATCAGAGAACTGGAACGCAACGAGGACATCATCCTCTTCATCGACGAGATTCACACGATGATTGGAGCCGGAAGCGCCGAGGGAACGATGGATGCGGCAAACATCCTGAAACCAGCCCTGGCAAGAGGCACCCTGCAGTGTATCGGAGCCACCACCCTGAACGAATATCGCAAGAGCATCGAGAAGGACGGAGCACTGGAAAGAAGATTCCAGAAGGTGATAGTAGACCCTACTACCCCGGAAGAGACACTGCAGATTCTGCGCAACATCAAGGAACAATATGAGCAGCACCACAACGTAACCTTCACCGACGAGGCACTGGAGGCCTGCGTGAAGCTGAGCGAAAGATACATCAACGACCGCAACTTCCCAGACAAGGCTATCGACGTGATGGACGAGGTGGGCTCACATATCCATATCAATTCTGCCACCGTTCCGGAAGAACTGATTGAGGCAGAGAAAAAGCTCAACGAGATTGTCGCCAAGAAACAGGCTGCCGTGGCTTGCCAGAATTTCGAGATGGCGGCTACCCTGCGCGACTGCCAGACCAAGCAGGAGCAGGACATTGAGGTTATCCGAAAGAAATGGGAACACGGAGACCCGAGCCACCGCACACTGGTTGGCGAGACTGAAGTGACCGACGTAATCAGCCGAATGACCGGTATTCCTATGCAGCGCATGGCTGAATCGGAAAACAAGCGACTCAAGGAAATGGCTGATGTGCTGAAGGCGGAGGTCATTGCCCAGGATAGCGCTATAGATAAGGTGGTGAAAGCCATACAGCGCAACAGAATGGGACTCCGAGACCCGAACCACCCTATCGGCGTGTTCATGTTCCTGGGGCCTACCGGCGTGGGAAAGACCTATCTTGCCAAGAAACTGGCAGAGGAACTCTTCGGTTCGGCTGATGCTCTCTTCCGCATCGACATGAGCGAATACGCTGAAGGCTACAATACGGCACGACTCATCGGTTCGCCTCCGGGATACGTGGGCTACGACGAGGGCGGACAGCTGACCGAGAAGGTGAGACGCAAGCCTTACAGCATCGTATTGCTCGACGAGATTGAGAAAGCCAGCAGCCAGGTGTTCAACCTGCTGCTCCAGGTGCTCGACGAAGGCCGACTGACCGACGGCAACGGCCGACTCATCGACTTCAAGAACACCATCATCATCATGACCTCGAATGCCGGAACCCGACAGCTGAAGGAATTTGGCCGTGGCGTGGGCTTCAATGCCGGCGGACTGAGCGGTGAGGGTACGCTTATCGGCGAGAAGGACAAGGAATACGCAAGAAGCGTGGTTCAGAAGAGCCTTGCCAAGCAGTTTGCCCCAGAATTCCTGAACCGTCTCGACGAGATTATCACCTTCGACCAGCTCGACATCAATGCCATCAAGCGCATTGTGGACCTGGAGTTGAAGAAGCTGGTAAAGCGTGTGGAAGAAAAGGGTTACCACTTCCAGATGACCGACAAGGCCAAGGAATTCGTGGCAACCAAGGGCTATGATGTTCAATTCGGCGCTCGCCCACTGAAGCGAGCTATCCAGAACTACGTGGAAGACGGACTCTGCGAACTGCTGATGGAAGAAAGCCTGCAGCCAGGCGACACCATCTGCATCGGGAAGAGTGTGAAGAAAGACGAATTGACATTCAAAAGAAATAAAAAATGA